A stretch of the Octopus bimaculoides isolate UCB-OBI-ISO-001 chromosome 8, ASM119413v2, whole genome shotgun sequence genome encodes the following:
- the LOC106876621 gene encoding uncharacterized protein LOC106876621 isoform X1: MTETGMKTSNQYPMILSRLHVLTIIFIAILRTGASNYDVQLFRKTTESECLKLPIVRTEYTSSVTECALRCMMNDTCGYFSYCNGPCKMYKLFYWQYNYHTKCDCVSYFTLSGNRTSWQKIFEMRTNVFKRNPAYRYWKSLSIDKVKLILRKNDTEIHSLTFTARKTNIRSWFHSSNLISKPWFGKITANYTFDDKEERFTILPGGFRFNVMVARKHKKGYYKIHYRKVAGDKHPIKVDAMEVYILLM; this comes from the exons GAATGAAGACGTCAAATCAATACCCTATGATTCTCAGCCGACTGCatgttttaacaattatttttatcgCGATTTTGAGAACTGGTGCATCAAACTATGACGTGCAACTCTTTCGGAAAACAACTGAGTCAGAATGCTTGAAACTTCCAATTGTACGTACCGAATATACGTCGTCCGTCACAGAATGTGCATTACGGTGTATGATGAATGACACGTGTGGCTATTTTAGCTATTGTAATGGACCGTGCAAAATGTATAAATTGTTCTACTGGCAATATAATTACCATACTAAATGCGACTGTGTATCTTATTTTACGCTCTCTGGAAACC GTACAAGCTGGCAGAAAATATTCGAGATGAGAACAAATGTGTTTAAAAGGAATCCTGCTTACAGATATTGGAAGAGTTTGTCTATTGATAAG GTGAAACTCATATTGAGAAAAAATGATACAGAAATTCACTCATTAACTTTCACCGCAAGAAAAACCAATATCAGATCGTGGTTCCATTCTAGTAATCTCATTTCAAAACCATGGTTTGGAAAAATAACAGCAAACTACACGTTCGATGACAA GGAAGAAAGGTTTACCATCTTGCCAGGTGGTTTTCGATTCAATGTGATGGTAGCAAGGAAGCACAAGAAAGGCTATTATAAAATTCACTACAGGAAGGTCGCTGGTg ataaACATCCAATTAAAGTAGATGCCATGGAGGTCTACATATTATTAATGTAG
- the LOC106876621 gene encoding uncharacterized protein LOC106876621 isoform X2, translating to MKTSNQYPMILSRLHVLTIIFIAILRTGASNYDVQLFRKTTESECLKLPIVRTEYTSSVTECALRCMMNDTCGYFSYCNGPCKMYKLFYWQYNYHTKCDCVSYFTLSGNRTSWQKIFEMRTNVFKRNPAYRYWKSLSIDKVKLILRKNDTEIHSLTFTARKTNIRSWFHSSNLISKPWFGKITANYTFDDKEERFTILPGGFRFNVMVARKHKKGYYKIHYRKVAGDKHPIKVDAMEVYILLM from the exons ATGAAGACGTCAAATCAATACCCTATGATTCTCAGCCGACTGCatgttttaacaattatttttatcgCGATTTTGAGAACTGGTGCATCAAACTATGACGTGCAACTCTTTCGGAAAACAACTGAGTCAGAATGCTTGAAACTTCCAATTGTACGTACCGAATATACGTCGTCCGTCACAGAATGTGCATTACGGTGTATGATGAATGACACGTGTGGCTATTTTAGCTATTGTAATGGACCGTGCAAAATGTATAAATTGTTCTACTGGCAATATAATTACCATACTAAATGCGACTGTGTATCTTATTTTACGCTCTCTGGAAACC GTACAAGCTGGCAGAAAATATTCGAGATGAGAACAAATGTGTTTAAAAGGAATCCTGCTTACAGATATTGGAAGAGTTTGTCTATTGATAAG GTGAAACTCATATTGAGAAAAAATGATACAGAAATTCACTCATTAACTTTCACCGCAAGAAAAACCAATATCAGATCGTGGTTCCATTCTAGTAATCTCATTTCAAAACCATGGTTTGGAAAAATAACAGCAAACTACACGTTCGATGACAA GGAAGAAAGGTTTACCATCTTGCCAGGTGGTTTTCGATTCAATGTGATGGTAGCAAGGAAGCACAAGAAAGGCTATTATAAAATTCACTACAGGAAGGTCGCTGGTg ataaACATCCAATTAAAGTAGATGCCATGGAGGTCTACATATTATTAATGTAG